Below is a genomic region from Paeniglutamicibacter cryotolerans.
ACTGAGGGCTTATTCGAAGAAATTGTGCGATGTGAGCCCTGAACACAATTCCGGAGGATAGGCCGCTGAACCGACTTGGTTTGTTAAAGCGAAAAGGACCCGTTAGAGCGGGTCCGATTCGTGCGGTCAACAACTAGGTCGACGCGGTCCTGGAGTGCAATTCCAGGTGTTAAGACAACACTGACACTACCCGTTTGGCTCACCCTGTGCAAATAGATTTTTATGTTTTCTATGGGGGCGGAAGGCAGGACTGGCGCGGCCCTACCTCATAGGAGGGGCTAAATGGAAAATACTTCCAAACGTCAAAAAAATTCCGAGAAAAAGAAGTTCGGTACTGCTGAGTACCTAGGACTAGGTAGCCTTTTGGCCAACCTAGGACGCTTCATCTGGGAAATTTTCTCCAAGGGCTAATCCCGGGAGACCTGCCGTGTAACAACGGTATTGTGGTGGGGCTGGCGCAAGCTGGCTCCACCACTTGGTGTTTAAGTATTGAATGGCATCTCATGAAGGATAGGAATCAGGACAGATTTGCCCGGTATTAGTTTCTACCCGAAAGCTAAACCAACTCCACAGCGGCTCATAACGTTCCCCTGCATCTGCATACCTCCAAGATCGCTCTTCTTGGAACTGAATCGGATATCCGTTCCGCCTACGGCCAGATTCACTTCAGCGGTCACCAGCGGGAACGTTATTTGATCCCCTAGAACCAATATTCTGGGATGAATCTCCCTAAGTTTTTCGGCTGACTCCCATTTTTTGAATCGGATCCCGACCTCGTCACCATTGGTATATTTCACCTGAAGGAAACTCCCATTGGGTGGGCTATCGACTTCAATCGGTTCACCTAAGATCTCCCAATCATTGGCTATCAGATTCGTGCGTGGCTGCCCTGAGGTACTAAGCATTCTTATGCTGAGTAGTAGATATCCGCGCTCATCTCGTTCGAACCAGATGATCGGTTGGTCGCGAAAAACAACCATTTTCGGGGTTTCGTGATAGTAATTTCCGCCAACTATCGCGACGACTTCA
It encodes:
- a CDS encoding HNH endonuclease, with product MPDLNRKPPTAVRRALRREVGFGCPVEGCGIPYLEYHHFDPEWHVEKHHRPDGMIALCSTHHAKADAWTVEQCRELKQNPHTAEVSGRFEWMRREVVAIVGGNYYHETPKMVVFRDQPIIWFERDERGYLLLSIRMLSTSGQPRTNLIANDWEILGEPIEVDSPPNGSFLQVKYTNGDEVGIRFKKWESAEKLREIHPRILVLGDQITFPLVTAEVNLAVGGTDIRFSSKKSDLGGMQMQGNVMSRCGVGLAFG